The Xiphophorus couchianus chromosome 5, X_couchianus-1.0, whole genome shotgun sequence genome includes a region encoding these proteins:
- the cenpk gene encoding centromere protein K isoform X2, with amino-acid sequence MGEVRAGRGAAGQLSEAAESELLQQCEEQFARLEKLQNEIILCEPDICENHQEQSVNRLAATDAELKLWMSTEPSSLAANAEILLHAGKDEMLKLCSELEMVVSCCEAKRDKLRETKELEQKWLEEKKQVLLAANDHIERLRVEKEKYSEHNILLDTKAKIKKMKTYQEQLMESLGDILGKHVPPPQEESTASKKKKNIPLEISEDLVSLNTILEVLMDKVMNTPHDPYVTIDHTFWPPYVEMLLRYGIAVRHQENNFKIRLETFF; translated from the exons ATG GGTGAGGTCCGGGCAGGCAGAGGAGCTGCTGGACAGCTATCAGAGGCCGCCGagtctgagctgctgcagcaatGCGAGGAGCAGTTTGCTCGACTGGAGAAG CTGCAGAATGAAATCATACTGTGTGAGCCAGACATCTGTGAGAATCACCAGGAACAG TCGGTAAACAGGCTGGCAGCTACAGATGCTGAACTGAAGCTGTGGATGTCCACAGAGCCGAGCT CGCTTGCGGCTAACGCAGAAATTTTACTCCATGCAGGAAAAGATGAG ATGCTCAAGCTTTGCTCCGAACTGGAGATGGTTGTTTCTTGTTGTGAAGCCAAGAGAGACAAACTGAGAGAGACTAAAGAGCT AGAGCAGAAATGGCTAGAGGAGAAGAAGCAGGTGCTATTAGCTGCCAATGATCATATCGAACGACTTCGAGTGGAAAAGGAGAAATATTCAGAGCACAA CATCCTTCTGGACACAAAagccaaaattaagaaaatgaagACTTATCAGGAACAGCTGATGGAGTCGCTGGGAGACATTCTGGGGAAACATGTCCCTCCCCCTCAGGAAGAGTCTACTGCCAGCAAAAAGAAGAAG aacatTCCCCTGGAGATTAGTGAGGACCTTGTTTCCCTCAATACAATTCTTGAG GTTCTTATGGACAAAGTAATGAACACGCCGCACGACCCTTACGTTACGATAGATCACACGTTCTGGCCACCGTACGTGGAGATGCTGCTTCGATACGGGATCGCAGTGAGACACCAGGAGAATAACTTCAAAATCCGCCTGGAGACCTTCTTCTAA
- the cenpk gene encoding centromere protein K isoform X3, translating into MVRFNPGEVRAGRGAAGQLSEAAESELLQQCEEQFARLEKLQNEIILCEPDICENHQEQSVNRLAATDAELKLWMSTEPSSLAANAEILLHAGKDEMLKLCSELEMVVSCCEAKRDKLRETKELEQKWLEEKKQVLLAANDHIERLRVEKEKYSEHNILLDTKAKIKKMKTYQEQLMESLGDILGKHVPPPQEESTASKKKKNIPLEISEDLVSLNTILEITRSGHRTWRCCFDTGSQ; encoded by the exons ATGGTAAGATTTAACCCC GGTGAGGTCCGGGCAGGCAGAGGAGCTGCTGGACAGCTATCAGAGGCCGCCGagtctgagctgctgcagcaatGCGAGGAGCAGTTTGCTCGACTGGAGAAG CTGCAGAATGAAATCATACTGTGTGAGCCAGACATCTGTGAGAATCACCAGGAACAG TCGGTAAACAGGCTGGCAGCTACAGATGCTGAACTGAAGCTGTGGATGTCCACAGAGCCGAGCT CGCTTGCGGCTAACGCAGAAATTTTACTCCATGCAGGAAAAGATGAG ATGCTCAAGCTTTGCTCCGAACTGGAGATGGTTGTTTCTTGTTGTGAAGCCAAGAGAGACAAACTGAGAGAGACTAAAGAGCT AGAGCAGAAATGGCTAGAGGAGAAGAAGCAGGTGCTATTAGCTGCCAATGATCATATCGAACGACTTCGAGTGGAAAAGGAGAAATATTCAGAGCACAA CATCCTTCTGGACACAAAagccaaaattaagaaaatgaagACTTATCAGGAACAGCTGATGGAGTCGCTGGGAGACATTCTGGGGAAACATGTCCCTCCCCCTCAGGAAGAGTCTACTGCCAGCAAAAAGAAGAAG aacatTCCCCTGGAGATTAGTGAGGACCTTGTTTCCCTCAATACAATTCTTGAG ATCACACGTTCTGGCCACCGTACGTGGAGATGCTGCTTCGATACGGGATCGCAGTGA
- the lbx1b gene encoding transcription factor LBX1b: MMTSKEVAKCDAAENRRRSPLDHLPPPANSNKPLTPFSIDDILNKPSVKRSYAICGTAHLISSSEKHRPSSLPLSSRALLTQTSPLCALEELASKTFKGLEVSVLQAAEGRDGMTLFGQRSTPKKRRKSRTAFTNHQIYELEKRFLYQKYLSPADRDQIAQQLGLTNAQVITWFQNRRAKLKRDLEEMKADVESAKAIGQVPLDKLAKLADLEKCANGTLGHPRAESPARGGPQDLQHELAQKLRSSPLSPFSDHTTSKECSEDEDVEIDVDD; encoded by the exons ATGATGACATCCAAAGAGGTGGCCAAATGCGACGCGGCGGAGAACAGGAGACGCAGCCCGCTGGACCACTTGCCGCCTCCTGCCAACTCCAACAAGCCGCTAACGCCCTTCAGCATCGACGACATCCTGAACAAGCCGTCGGTGAAGCGGAGCTACGCCATCTGCGGCACGGCTCATCTCATCTCGTCCTCCGAGAAGCACCGTCCGTCCAGCCTGCCGCTGTCCAGCCGCGCACTCCTCACGCAAACCTCTCCTCTCTGTGCGCTGGAGGAGCTGGCCAGCAAGACCTTCAAGGGGCTGGAAGTCAGCGTGCTGCAGGCTGCGGAAG GCCGGGACGGGATGACCCTGTTCGGCCAGAGGAGCACCCCGAAGAAGCGTCGGAAGTCCCGGACGGCCTTCACCAACCACCAGATCTACGAGTTGGAGAAGCGCTTCCTGTACCAGAAGTACCTCTCTCCCGCAGACCGCGACCAGATCGCGCAGCAGCTGGGCCTGACGAACGCGCAGGTCATCACGTGGTTCCAGAACCGCAGGGCCAAACTAAAGCGGGACCTAGAGGAGATGAAGGCCGACGTGGAGTCGGCCAAGGCCATCGGCCAGGTGCCCCTGGACAAGCTGGCCAAGCTGGCGGACCTGGAGAAGTGCGCCAACGGCACGCTGGGCCACCCGCGCGCCGAGTCGCCCGCGCGGGGAGGCCCGCAGGATCTCCAGCACGAGCTCGCTCAGAAACTGCGCAGCTCTCCGCTGTCTCCCTTCTCGGACCACACAACGAGCAAGGAGTGCTCGGAGGACGAGGACGTGGAGATAGACGTGGATGACTGa
- the cenpk gene encoding centromere protein K isoform X1 — translation MVRFNPGEVRAGRGAAGQLSEAAESELLQQCEEQFARLEKLQNEIILCEPDICENHQEQSVNRLAATDAELKLWMSTEPSSLAANAEILLHAGKDEMLKLCSELEMVVSCCEAKRDKLRETKELEQKWLEEKKQVLLAANDHIERLRVEKEKYSEHNILLDTKAKIKKMKTYQEQLMESLGDILGKHVPPPQEESTASKKKKNIPLEISEDLVSLNTILEVLMDKVMNTPHDPYVTIDHTFWPPYVEMLLRYGIAVRHQENNFKIRLETFF, via the exons ATGGTAAGATTTAACCCC GGTGAGGTCCGGGCAGGCAGAGGAGCTGCTGGACAGCTATCAGAGGCCGCCGagtctgagctgctgcagcaatGCGAGGAGCAGTTTGCTCGACTGGAGAAG CTGCAGAATGAAATCATACTGTGTGAGCCAGACATCTGTGAGAATCACCAGGAACAG TCGGTAAACAGGCTGGCAGCTACAGATGCTGAACTGAAGCTGTGGATGTCCACAGAGCCGAGCT CGCTTGCGGCTAACGCAGAAATTTTACTCCATGCAGGAAAAGATGAG ATGCTCAAGCTTTGCTCCGAACTGGAGATGGTTGTTTCTTGTTGTGAAGCCAAGAGAGACAAACTGAGAGAGACTAAAGAGCT AGAGCAGAAATGGCTAGAGGAGAAGAAGCAGGTGCTATTAGCTGCCAATGATCATATCGAACGACTTCGAGTGGAAAAGGAGAAATATTCAGAGCACAA CATCCTTCTGGACACAAAagccaaaattaagaaaatgaagACTTATCAGGAACAGCTGATGGAGTCGCTGGGAGACATTCTGGGGAAACATGTCCCTCCCCCTCAGGAAGAGTCTACTGCCAGCAAAAAGAAGAAG aacatTCCCCTGGAGATTAGTGAGGACCTTGTTTCCCTCAATACAATTCTTGAG GTTCTTATGGACAAAGTAATGAACACGCCGCACGACCCTTACGTTACGATAGATCACACGTTCTGGCCACCGTACGTGGAGATGCTGCTTCGATACGGGATCGCAGTGAGACACCAGGAGAATAACTTCAAAATCCGCCTGGAGACCTTCTTCTAA